One window of Manihot esculenta cultivar AM560-2 chromosome 17, M.esculenta_v8, whole genome shotgun sequence genomic DNA carries:
- the LOC110604633 gene encoding lon protease homolog 2, peroxisomal isoform X2, whose amino-acid sequence MAESVELPSRLAILPFRNKVLLPGAIIRIRCTSPNSVKLVEQELWQREEKGLIGILPVRDAAAEETASVGPMLSHGVGNDSADRSSKIQVGNSDNLKLDGKNQQEVIRWHNRGVAARALHLSRGVEKPSGRVTYIVVLEGLCRFSVLELSKRGMYHTARISSLEMTKAEMEQVEQDPDFISLSRQFKATALELISVLEQKQKTSGRTKVLLETVPVHKLADIFVASFEMNFEEQLSMLDSVDLKVRLSKATELVDRHLQSIRVAEKISQKVEGQLSKSQKEFLLRQQMRAIKEELGDNDDDEDDVAALERKMQSAGMPSNIWKHAQRELRRLKKMQPQQPGYNSSRVYLELLADLPWQKASEENDLDLKAAKERLDSDHYGLIKVKQRIIEYLAVRKLKPDARGPVLCFVGPPGVGKTSLASSIAAALGRKFVRISLGGVKDEADIRGHRRTYIGSMPGRLIDGLKRVGVCNPVMLLDEIDKTGSDVRGDPASALLEVLDPEQNKTFNDHYLNVPFDLSKVIFVATANRAAPIPPPLLDRMEVIELPGYTPEEKLRIAMRHLIPRVLDQHGLSSEFLQIPEPPRFDDKEAAERVANPGISVGLVWTTFGGEVQFVEATAMVGKGELHLTGQLGDVIKESAQIALTWVRARATDLKLAAQEINLLEGRDIHIHFPAGAVPKDGPSAGVTLVTALVSLFSQRKVRADTAMTGEMTLRGLVLPVGGIKDKILAAHRYGIRRVILPERNLKDLVEVPAAVLGTLEILLAKRMEDVLEQAFEGGCPWRQQAKL is encoded by the exons ATGGCAGAATCGGTAGAGCTACCGAGTCGGTTGGCGATCCTCCCTTTCAGAAACAAGGTCCTTTTACCCGGGGCAATCATTCGGATTCGATGCACTTCTCCTAACAG TGTGAAATTGGTGGAACAAGAACTATGGCAGCGGGAGGAGAAGGGTTTGATAGGCATTTTGCCTGTTAGGGATGCAGCGGCGGAGGAGACTGCGTCCGTGGGCCCCATGTTATCCCATG GTGTTGGAAATGATTCTGCGGACAGAAGCTCCAAAATTCAAGTTGGTAACTCCGATAATCTTAAACTTGATGGCAAAAACCAGCAGGAAGTTATTCGTTGGCATAACAG GGGAGTTGCAGCTCGGGCTTTGCATTTGTCGAGAGGAGTGGAGAAACCTAGTGGAAGAGTGACATACATAGTTGTTCTTGAAGGTTTGTGCAGATTCAGTGTCCTGGAGCTTAGCAAAAGAGGGATGTATCACACTGCTAGGATATCTTCACTTGAGATGACAAAGGCTG AGATGGAGCAAGTGGAGCAAGATCCTGATTTTATATCATTGTCTCGCCAATTTAAGGCAACTGCCTTGGAACTTATTTCAGTCCTTGAACAG AAGCAAAAAACTAGTGGAAGGACAAAAGTTCTCTTGGAAACAGTCCCTGTTCACAAGTTGGCAGATATTTTTGTTGCTAGCTTTGAGATGAACTTTGAAGAGCAGCTATCTATGTTAGATTCAGTTGATCTGAAAGTGAGGCTTTCAAAAGCTACAGAGCTAGTTGACAGGCATTTACAG TCAATACGTGTAGCCGAAAAGATATCACAAAAGGTTGAGGGACAATTATCAAAATCACAGAAGGAGTTTCTTCTGCGCCAGCAG ATGAGAGCTATAAAAGAGGAGCTTGGTgacaatgatgatgatgaagatgatgTGGCTGCATTAGAAAGAAAGATGCAAAGTGCAGGAATGCCTTCAAATATCTGGAAGCATGCCCAGAGGGAGTTAAG GAGGCTTAAGAAAATGCAGCCACAGCAGCCTGGATATAATAGTTCACGAGTTTACTTGGAACTCCTTGCTGATCTGCCCTGGCAAAAGGCTAGTGAAGAAAATGATTTGGACCTAAAAGCTGCAAAAGAACGTCTTGACAGTGACCATTATGGCCTAATCAAGGTCAAGCAACGAATAATCGAATATCTAGCTGTTCGGAAG CTTAAACCAGACGCAAGGGGCCCTGTCTTGTGCTTTGTTGGTCCTCCAGGAGTTGGGAAAACATCTTTGGCATCATCTATTGCTGCTGCCCTGGGCAGAAAATTTGTTCGTATATCCCTTGGTGGTGTTAAGGATGAGGCAGATATTAGAGGGCATAGGAGAACGTACATTGGAAGCATGCCAGGGCGTCTTATTGATGGTTTAAAG AGGGTAGGTGTTTGCAATCCGGTTATGCTGCTGGATGAGATTGACAAGACAGGTTCTGATGTGCGTGGGGATCCAGCTTCAGCTCTCTTGGAGGTTCTGGACCCTGAACAGAACAAGACATTCAATGATCA CTATTTGAATGTGCCCTTTGACCTTTCAAAGGTGATTTTTGTGGCTACTGCAAATAGGGCAGCGCCTATTCCGCCTCCACTCTTAGACAGGATGGAAGTCATTGAGCTTCCCGGATATACGCCAGAAGAGAAGCTTAGAATAGCCATGCGGCATTTGATCCCACGAGTCCTGGATCAGCATGGATTGAGTTCTGAATTCCTTCAAATTCCAGAG CCTCCAAGGTTTGATGATAAAGAAGCTGCGGAGCGTGTTGCAAATCCTGGTATATCAGTTGGGCTTGTTTGGACCACCTTTGGTGGAGAAGTTCAGTTTGTGGAGGCAACAGCTATGGTGGGAAAGGGTGAATTACATCTCACTGGGCAACTTGGTGATGTTATTAAAGAATCAGCGCAAATAGCACTGACATGG GTACGAGCCAGGGCAACAGATCTTAAGTTAGCTGCTCAAGAAATTAATCTGCTTGAGGGACGGGATATTCATATACATTTCCCTGCTGGGGCTGTACCGAAGGATGGGCCCTCAGCTGGTGTGACACTAGTAACAGCACTTGTTTCACTTTTCAGTCAGAGAAAAGTAAGAGCAGATACAGCAATGACCGGAGAGATGACTTTGAGGGGCCTTGTGCTTCCTGTTGGTGGTATCAAGGATAAG ATACTGGCAGCACACCGATACGGTATCCGGAGAGTAATATTACCAGAAAGAaatttgaaggatttggttGAAGTGCCGGCAGCTGTTCTTGGAACTCTAGAG atttTACTAGCCAAGCGAATGGAAGATGTGTTGGAGCAGGCATTTGAAGGCGGTTGCCCGTGGAGACAACAGGCGAAGTTATGA
- the LOC110604633 gene encoding lon protease homolog 2, peroxisomal isoform X1 yields MAESVELPSRLAILPFRNKVLLPGAIIRIRCTSPNSVKLVEQELWQREEKGLIGILPVRDAAAEETASVGPMLSHGVGNDSADRSSKIQVGNSDNLKLDGKNQQEVIRWHNRGVAARALHLSRGVEKPSGRVTYIVVLEGLCRFSVLELSKRGMYHTARISSLEMTKAEMEQVEQDPDFISLSRQFKATALELISVLEQKQKTSGRTKVLLETVPVHKLADIFVASFEMNFEEQLSMLDSVDLKVRLSKATELVDRHLQSIRVAEKISQKVEGQLSKSQKEFLLRQQMRAIKEELGDNDDDEDDVAALERKMQSAGMPSNIWKHAQRELRRLKKMQPQQPGYNSSRVYLELLADLPWQKASEENDLDLKAAKERLDSDHYGLIKVKQRIIEYLAVRKLKPDARGPVLCFVGPPGVGKTSLASSIAAALGRKFVRISLGGVKDEADIRGHRRTYIGSMPGRLIDGLKRVGVCNPVMLLDEIDKTGSDVRGDPASALLEVLDPEQNKTFNDHYLNVPFDLSKVIFVATANRAAPIPPPLLDRMEVIELPGYTPEEKLRIAMRHLIPRVLDQHGLSSEFLQIPEDMVKLVIQRYTREAGVRNLERNLAALARAAAVRVAEQEQAVPLSKDMHRLASPLLENRLADGAEVEMEVIPMNDNNHELSPFRVASPLVVDEAMLEKVLGPPRFDDKEAAERVANPGISVGLVWTTFGGEVQFVEATAMVGKGELHLTGQLGDVIKESAQIALTWVRARATDLKLAAQEINLLEGRDIHIHFPAGAVPKDGPSAGVTLVTALVSLFSQRKVRADTAMTGEMTLRGLVLPVGGIKDKILAAHRYGIRRVILPERNLKDLVEVPAAVLGTLEILLAKRMEDVLEQAFEGGCPWRQQAKL; encoded by the exons ATGGCAGAATCGGTAGAGCTACCGAGTCGGTTGGCGATCCTCCCTTTCAGAAACAAGGTCCTTTTACCCGGGGCAATCATTCGGATTCGATGCACTTCTCCTAACAG TGTGAAATTGGTGGAACAAGAACTATGGCAGCGGGAGGAGAAGGGTTTGATAGGCATTTTGCCTGTTAGGGATGCAGCGGCGGAGGAGACTGCGTCCGTGGGCCCCATGTTATCCCATG GTGTTGGAAATGATTCTGCGGACAGAAGCTCCAAAATTCAAGTTGGTAACTCCGATAATCTTAAACTTGATGGCAAAAACCAGCAGGAAGTTATTCGTTGGCATAACAG GGGAGTTGCAGCTCGGGCTTTGCATTTGTCGAGAGGAGTGGAGAAACCTAGTGGAAGAGTGACATACATAGTTGTTCTTGAAGGTTTGTGCAGATTCAGTGTCCTGGAGCTTAGCAAAAGAGGGATGTATCACACTGCTAGGATATCTTCACTTGAGATGACAAAGGCTG AGATGGAGCAAGTGGAGCAAGATCCTGATTTTATATCATTGTCTCGCCAATTTAAGGCAACTGCCTTGGAACTTATTTCAGTCCTTGAACAG AAGCAAAAAACTAGTGGAAGGACAAAAGTTCTCTTGGAAACAGTCCCTGTTCACAAGTTGGCAGATATTTTTGTTGCTAGCTTTGAGATGAACTTTGAAGAGCAGCTATCTATGTTAGATTCAGTTGATCTGAAAGTGAGGCTTTCAAAAGCTACAGAGCTAGTTGACAGGCATTTACAG TCAATACGTGTAGCCGAAAAGATATCACAAAAGGTTGAGGGACAATTATCAAAATCACAGAAGGAGTTTCTTCTGCGCCAGCAG ATGAGAGCTATAAAAGAGGAGCTTGGTgacaatgatgatgatgaagatgatgTGGCTGCATTAGAAAGAAAGATGCAAAGTGCAGGAATGCCTTCAAATATCTGGAAGCATGCCCAGAGGGAGTTAAG GAGGCTTAAGAAAATGCAGCCACAGCAGCCTGGATATAATAGTTCACGAGTTTACTTGGAACTCCTTGCTGATCTGCCCTGGCAAAAGGCTAGTGAAGAAAATGATTTGGACCTAAAAGCTGCAAAAGAACGTCTTGACAGTGACCATTATGGCCTAATCAAGGTCAAGCAACGAATAATCGAATATCTAGCTGTTCGGAAG CTTAAACCAGACGCAAGGGGCCCTGTCTTGTGCTTTGTTGGTCCTCCAGGAGTTGGGAAAACATCTTTGGCATCATCTATTGCTGCTGCCCTGGGCAGAAAATTTGTTCGTATATCCCTTGGTGGTGTTAAGGATGAGGCAGATATTAGAGGGCATAGGAGAACGTACATTGGAAGCATGCCAGGGCGTCTTATTGATGGTTTAAAG AGGGTAGGTGTTTGCAATCCGGTTATGCTGCTGGATGAGATTGACAAGACAGGTTCTGATGTGCGTGGGGATCCAGCTTCAGCTCTCTTGGAGGTTCTGGACCCTGAACAGAACAAGACATTCAATGATCA CTATTTGAATGTGCCCTTTGACCTTTCAAAGGTGATTTTTGTGGCTACTGCAAATAGGGCAGCGCCTATTCCGCCTCCACTCTTAGACAGGATGGAAGTCATTGAGCTTCCCGGATATACGCCAGAAGAGAAGCTTAGAATAGCCATGCGGCATTTGATCCCACGAGTCCTGGATCAGCATGGATTGAGTTCTGAATTCCTTCAAATTCCAGAG GATATGGTGAAACTTGTCATTCAGAGGTACACTAGAGAGGCTGGTGTTCGGAATCTGGAGAGGAACTTAGCTGCTTTGGCTCGAGCTGCTGCTGTAAGGGTTGCAGAGCAAGAACAAGCTGTTCCGTTGAGCAAAGATATGCACCGACTGGCGTCTCCACTGTTGGAAAATAGACTTGCTGATGGAGCTGAAGTGGAAATGGAAGTCATTCCAATGAATGATAACAATCATGAGTTATCTCCATTCAGGGTTGCCTCGCCTTTGGTTGTAGATGAAGCAATGCTGGAGAAAGTACTAGGG CCTCCAAGGTTTGATGATAAAGAAGCTGCGGAGCGTGTTGCAAATCCTGGTATATCAGTTGGGCTTGTTTGGACCACCTTTGGTGGAGAAGTTCAGTTTGTGGAGGCAACAGCTATGGTGGGAAAGGGTGAATTACATCTCACTGGGCAACTTGGTGATGTTATTAAAGAATCAGCGCAAATAGCACTGACATGG GTACGAGCCAGGGCAACAGATCTTAAGTTAGCTGCTCAAGAAATTAATCTGCTTGAGGGACGGGATATTCATATACATTTCCCTGCTGGGGCTGTACCGAAGGATGGGCCCTCAGCTGGTGTGACACTAGTAACAGCACTTGTTTCACTTTTCAGTCAGAGAAAAGTAAGAGCAGATACAGCAATGACCGGAGAGATGACTTTGAGGGGCCTTGTGCTTCCTGTTGGTGGTATCAAGGATAAG ATACTGGCAGCACACCGATACGGTATCCGGAGAGTAATATTACCAGAAAGAaatttgaaggatttggttGAAGTGCCGGCAGCTGTTCTTGGAACTCTAGAG atttTACTAGCCAAGCGAATGGAAGATGTGTTGGAGCAGGCATTTGAAGGCGGTTGCCCGTGGAGACAACAGGCGAAGTTATGA